One genomic region from Anabaena sp. PCC 7108 encodes:
- a CDS encoding diguanylate cyclase, with protein MTLFNPEDCLILVVDDVKLNLQVIANILDQVGYEYTLVSNGSQALERVKSAHPDLILLDLMMPEMDGLEVCEQIQSNPELSEIPIIFISASKEQDHLLQAFEKGAVDYMVKPFHTAELLARVRMHLELKYSRQKLKKLLHEQGELVKKLEKLANTDPLTEIWNRRYLLMIAEQEIKRSQRYYLPFSVLLIDIDYFKRINDTFGHSIGDEVIIFMTKTVFSCLRQVDSFGRFGGEEFVVLLPETDIHGAIIVAERIRENINNQYIFVGEKKVSITVSIGIASYNSTDKTIDTIIQRADKALYQAKNQGRNRVIADN; from the coding sequence ATGACATTATTTAATCCAGAAGATTGCTTAATTTTAGTAGTCGATGACGTAAAACTAAATTTGCAAGTTATAGCCAATATATTAGATCAAGTTGGCTATGAATATACCTTAGTATCCAATGGTTCTCAAGCTTTAGAACGTGTCAAATCTGCTCATCCAGACTTAATTTTATTAGACTTAATGATGCCAGAAATGGATGGTTTGGAGGTATGTGAACAAATTCAAAGTAATCCCGAATTATCAGAAATTCCGATTATTTTTATTTCTGCTAGTAAAGAACAAGATCATTTACTACAAGCTTTTGAAAAGGGAGCAGTTGATTACATGGTCAAACCTTTTCATACAGCGGAACTTCTAGCTCGTGTCAGAATGCATTTAGAACTAAAATATTCAAGACAAAAATTAAAAAAATTATTACATGAACAAGGGGAATTAGTCAAAAAATTAGAAAAATTAGCCAACACAGATCCATTAACTGAAATTTGGAACCGTCGTTATCTTTTAATGATAGCAGAACAAGAAATCAAGCGTAGTCAGAGATATTATTTGCCTTTTTCTGTCCTTTTAATAGATATTGACTATTTCAAACGAATTAACGATACATTTGGACACAGTATAGGAGATGAAGTAATTATATTCATGACTAAAACTGTGTTTAGTTGTTTGCGTCAAGTAGATTCTTTTGGGAGATTTGGAGGGGAAGAATTTGTTGTATTACTACCAGAAACAGATATTCATGGAGCCATAATAGTTGCTGAACGTATCCGAGAAAATATTAACAATCAATATATTTTTGTTGGAGAAAAAAAAGTATCAATTACGGTTAGTATTGGTATAGCCAGCTATAACTCGACTGACAAGACTATTGATACTATCATTCAACGAGCTGATAAAGCACTTTATCAAGCCAAAAATCAAGGACGCAACCGGGTAATTGCTGATAATTAA
- a CDS encoding DedA family protein, with protein sequence MHFDLPELIKSLGYFGVWGIIFAESGLLIGFFLPGDSLLFTAGFVASQQLLNIWVLIFGAFVCAVLGDNVGYFTGHKFGRKLFDKEDSWLFHKKHVTKTQDFYEKHGKKTIVLARFMPIVRTFAPIVAGIGAMHYRTFMSYNLLGGFAWTFGITLLGFFLGKTLPAEQLDKYLLPIIGLIIIVSLLPSLIHVIKENQANK encoded by the coding sequence ATGCATTTTGATTTACCAGAATTAATTAAATCACTGGGTTATTTTGGGGTATGGGGAATTATCTTTGCGGAATCTGGCTTACTGATTGGGTTTTTTCTCCCTGGTGATAGTTTACTATTCACCGCAGGATTTGTTGCTTCTCAACAATTGCTGAATATTTGGGTGCTGATTTTCGGTGCGTTTGTTTGTGCAGTGTTGGGTGATAATGTCGGCTACTTTACTGGGCATAAATTTGGCAGAAAATTATTTGATAAAGAAGATTCTTGGCTTTTTCATAAAAAACACGTTACTAAAACTCAAGATTTTTATGAAAAACATGGCAAAAAAACGATTGTTTTAGCCAGATTTATGCCAATTGTCCGTACCTTTGCCCCCATTGTCGCAGGTATTGGTGCTATGCATTATCGCACCTTTATGTCTTACAATTTACTTGGTGGTTTTGCTTGGACTTTTGGAATTACTCTCTTAGGTTTCTTTTTAGGAAAAACTCTACCAGCAGAACAATTAGATAAGTATTTATTACCAATCATTGGTTTAATTATTATTGTTTCTTTACTGCCTTCTCTAATCCACGTAATTAAAGAAAATCAAGCGAATAAATGA
- a CDS encoding CBS domain-containing protein, translated as MESATPSPHNLTNDCIQRQFVVVNPDASLLEAVQIISQIGKTFSDSDSLCRSCIVVLDNQQLVGLLTERDLVKLAAQERNLRTTKVAEVMTKELITCEEWQAQEPIKMIELLQKHHIRHLPVLNEQGQLVGLVTQNSIRAMLQPANLLKCRYVREVMTENVIHADPQTTVLELAQLMSSHHVSCIVIGNLIAPIKIQPLGIITERDIVKFQIQELNLSKLPAEQVMSSPLLLVNPNDSLWDTHQAMQEQKIRRFVVANDEGYLVGILTQTGILESVDVKELHQVIAVLQEQVQKLENEKLNLLKRLNSDLKTQVCQHQVKLQKQTQQKQLLADIAFRIRASLSLEKILQTTVTEIRELLQVERVVIYRFYPDCGGKVTVESVKTPQWSILEWMIKDECRQTNWLNSNPHFCSKAIADIHQANLSPCYIEFLTQFQVKAYLLVPIILDDSPWGLLIAHSCNNVRHWQPDEVEFLEHLSIQVANAIQQGTLLEQVQKANIELEAKVAERTGELQAANQRLQQELLYSQQTEAALREREATVRSFYDSAPMMMGVVELLDDDILHLSDNYASAQFFGTTPEAIQNQLASHMGTPQEYIRVWITHYQESQRTGQPVRFEYQHITDGTMKWLSATVCYIGLANNRPRFSYVLDDVSEKARLEAERKQAESALRESEKRYRILVTHAPVGIFQTDNQGNCSYINPRYSELTGMSMLDSLGRGWIQALHPDDQKNILTEWNNAIQQRYSFSMEYRFCKPNGEVIWVSGQAVALSNEAGEIIRYFGTVMDITARKQAEEELKLKNLALEEATQQAQSANQAKSEFLANMSHEIRTPMNAILGFADLLKSAVTEPNIASYVQAITTSGRTLLALINDILDLSKIEAGKLELHYEPIDLRTLIQEILQIFNPTATSKNLTLYSTIEDTLPPAIYIDEIRLRQILFNVVGNALKFTKQGHIQILIRAHPYSTNNEEKIWLEIAVEDTGIGIARNQQESIFEAFVQSVGQSNRKYGGTGLGLAITQRLINMMGGMVTLQSELGIGSTFTFVFPAVSPAIELKQIVAESSQDDNLNQFTPSTILVVDDVDSNRELIKGYFDKTHHFLLVAEAGQQAINLVQLHRPDLILLDLKMTHMDGKETAQYLKQDEATQAIPIIIVSASSQTQEQDELEQICQGFLSKPISRSQLVTELKKHLQSVIPVESQNQLDNFQTNINTHKLLTSPTNLPELLIKLKQEEEMVWTTLRKTLKMRQIKHFGQRLKAWGEEYNCQLLVDYANYLHSNLDAFNMDQLPLIIDQFPSIRQSLETLI; from the coding sequence ATGGAATCTGCAACACCTTCACCCCATAATCTCACTAATGATTGCATTCAACGTCAGTTTGTTGTTGTCAATCCAGATGCATCTCTACTGGAAGCAGTACAAATAATTAGTCAAATCGGGAAAACTTTCTCTGACTCAGATTCCCTTTGTAGGAGTTGCATTGTTGTCTTAGATAACCAGCAATTAGTTGGTTTACTAACAGAGCGAGATTTAGTGAAACTAGCTGCACAAGAGCGCAATTTGAGAACAACCAAAGTTGCGGAAGTCATGACAAAGGAGTTGATTACCTGTGAAGAATGGCAAGCACAAGAGCCAATCAAAATGATAGAATTACTCCAAAAACATCACATTCGTCATTTACCAGTTCTCAACGAACAGGGACAACTAGTGGGATTAGTAACACAGAATAGCATTCGGGCTATGTTGCAACCTGCAAATTTACTCAAGTGTCGGTATGTCAGAGAGGTAATGACAGAAAATGTCATTCATGCAGATCCTCAAACTACAGTTTTAGAACTAGCACAACTGATGTCATCTCATCATGTCAGTTGTATTGTCATTGGCAATTTAATTGCACCCATAAAAATTCAACCCTTAGGTATCATCACAGAACGAGATATTGTTAAATTCCAAATCCAAGAGTTGAACTTGAGCAAATTACCAGCTGAACAGGTAATGAGTTCCCCTCTATTATTAGTGAATCCTAATGATTCCCTTTGGGACACTCATCAAGCAATGCAGGAGCAAAAAATCCGGCGGTTTGTTGTTGCTAATGACGAAGGTTATTTGGTAGGAATTTTAACCCAAACAGGCATTTTAGAATCTGTAGATGTCAAGGAACTGCACCAAGTTATTGCCGTATTACAAGAACAAGTGCAGAAACTAGAAAATGAAAAACTTAATTTACTCAAACGCCTTAATTCTGATCTCAAAACACAAGTTTGCCAGCATCAAGTCAAACTACAAAAGCAGACTCAACAAAAACAACTTTTAGCTGATATCGCTTTTCGCATTCGTGCTTCTTTAAGTTTAGAAAAAATTCTCCAAACAACCGTCACAGAAATCCGAGAATTGCTACAGGTTGAGCGTGTAGTTATTTATCGCTTTTACCCTGACTGCGGTGGAAAAGTAACAGTGGAATCAGTCAAGACTCCCCAATGGTCAATTTTAGAATGGATGATTAAAGATGAGTGCCGCCAGACAAATTGGCTAAACTCAAATCCACACTTCTGTTCTAAAGCTATTGCTGATATTCATCAAGCCAACTTGAGTCCTTGTTACATTGAATTCTTAACCCAGTTTCAAGTCAAAGCCTATTTATTAGTCCCAATTATATTAGATGATTCACCTTGGGGATTGCTGATTGCCCATAGCTGTAACAATGTACGTCATTGGCAACCTGATGAAGTAGAGTTTCTAGAACACCTATCAATACAAGTAGCCAATGCTATTCAACAAGGAACTTTATTAGAACAAGTTCAAAAAGCAAATATAGAACTTGAAGCTAAGGTAGCAGAAAGAACTGGTGAACTCCAAGCTGCCAATCAACGTTTGCAACAAGAGTTACTTTACTCTCAACAAACAGAAGCCGCACTCAGAGAAAGAGAAGCAACAGTACGGAGTTTTTATGATTCAGCACCAATGATGATGGGTGTGGTGGAACTACTAGATGATGACATATTACATCTATCTGATAACTATGCCTCTGCTCAATTTTTTGGCACTACCCCAGAGGCAATACAAAATCAACTTGCCAGTCACATGGGTACACCTCAAGAATATATTCGTGTTTGGATAACTCACTATCAAGAAAGTCAACGCACCGGTCAACCAGTTCGGTTTGAATATCAACACATCACAGATGGGACAATGAAATGGCTGTCTGCTACAGTTTGTTACATTGGCCTTGCTAATAACCGTCCTCGTTTTTCTTATGTTCTCGATGATGTGAGCGAAAAAGCACGGCTTGAAGCCGAACGCAAACAAGCCGAATCAGCACTGAGAGAAAGTGAGAAACGCTATAGGATTTTAGTCACTCATGCACCTGTGGGCATTTTTCAAACTGACAACCAAGGTAACTGCTCGTATATTAATCCTCGTTACTCAGAATTGACAGGAATGTCGATGCTAGATTCTCTAGGTAGGGGCTGGATTCAAGCACTTCATCCTGATGACCAAAAAAACATTTTAACTGAATGGAATAATGCTATTCAACAAAGGTATTCCTTTTCAATGGAATATCGTTTCTGTAAGCCTAATGGCGAGGTAATTTGGGTATCTGGCCAAGCAGTGGCTTTATCCAATGAAGCAGGTGAGATTATTCGCTACTTTGGAACTGTTATGGATATAACGGCTCGCAAACAAGCTGAAGAAGAACTGAAGCTGAAAAACTTGGCATTGGAGGAAGCAACTCAACAAGCACAAAGCGCTAACCAAGCTAAAAGTGAATTTCTTGCTAATATGAGTCACGAAATTCGTACTCCGATGAATGCTATTTTGGGTTTTGCAGACTTATTAAAATCTGCTGTCACAGAACCTAATATAGCCTCTTATGTTCAAGCCATTACTACCAGTGGAAGAACTCTACTGGCATTAATTAATGATATTCTTGACCTTTCTAAAATTGAAGCTGGTAAGCTTGAACTCCACTATGAGCCTATTGATTTACGTACTTTAATTCAAGAGATATTACAAATATTTAACCCAACTGCAACTTCAAAAAATTTAACTCTTTACTCAACAATTGAGGACACATTACCTCCAGCTATTTATATTGATGAAATTCGTTTGCGCCAAATTCTTTTTAATGTTGTCGGCAATGCTTTGAAGTTTACTAAACAAGGACACATTCAAATATTAATTCGCGCTCATCCCTATTCTACAAATAATGAAGAAAAAATCTGGTTAGAAATTGCTGTTGAAGATACAGGGATTGGTATTGCCCGTAATCAACAAGAAAGTATTTTTGAGGCTTTTGTTCAAAGTGTTGGACAAAGCAACCGCAAATATGGAGGTACAGGTTTAGGACTAGCAATTACTCAACGATTAATTAATATGATGGGTGGAATGGTGACACTCCAAAGTGAATTGGGCATAGGTAGTACTTTCACTTTCGTTTTTCCAGCAGTTTCACCTGCAATTGAATTGAAACAAATAGTGGCAGAATCGTCTCAAGATGATAATTTGAACCAATTTACACCTAGTACAATTTTAGTTGTAGATGATGTAGATTCAAATCGGGAATTAATTAAGGGATATTTTGATAAAACTCACCATTTTCTTCTGGTTGCAGAAGCAGGACAACAAGCTATTAATTTAGTTCAATTACACCGTCCTGATTTGATTTTGTTGGATCTAAAAATGACACATATGGACGGAAAGGAAACAGCACAATATCTTAAACAGGATGAAGCAACGCAAGCTATTCCTATAATAATTGTTTCGGCTTCATCTCAAACCCAAGAACAGGATGAACTTGAGCAAATCTGTCAGGGATTTTTATCCAAACCTATTAGTCGCAGCCAACTTGTCACAGAACTTAAGAAACATTTACAATCGGTGATTCCAGTTGAAAGCCAGAATCAATTAGATAACTTTCAAACCAATATTAATACTCATAAATTATTAACATCTCCGACGAATTTACCAGAATTATTAATCAAATTAAAACAAGAAGAAGAAATGGTCTGGACTACTTTACGCAAAACTCTTAAAATGCGTCAAATCAAGCATTTTGGTCAGCGATTGAAAGCATGGGGAGAAGAGTATAATTGTCAGTTATTAGTGGATTATGCTAATTATTTACACAGTAATTTAGATGCGTTTAATATGGATCAACTACCTTTAATAATTGACCAGTTTCCATCTATACGACAATCACTAGAAACTTTGATTTAA
- a CDS encoding exopolysaccharide biosynthesis protein, whose product MAKLSQELQRYFFAEERQEKVTFADILLLAEERVFGFLLVVLSLPSALPVPAPGYSTPFGVLIFLLAIQLIAGAKTPWLPQKMLNHPLQLSTVQGFLKAGLPWLQRIEAIARPRLSYICTTLPGRVTIGIAIALMAISMMIPIPGTNTLPAMGVFVTAFGLSEDDGAISLGGLVLCVMGAILTTSILFALMWGGSSLLDVIKTWLGR is encoded by the coding sequence ATGGCTAAACTATCTCAGGAATTACAACGCTATTTTTTTGCAGAAGAAAGACAGGAAAAAGTCACTTTTGCAGATATTTTACTATTAGCTGAAGAAAGAGTTTTTGGATTTTTGCTAGTGGTTTTGTCTCTACCTTCGGCTTTACCAGTTCCTGCACCTGGTTACTCAACTCCTTTTGGTGTGCTAATTTTTCTGTTAGCGATACAGTTAATTGCAGGTGCAAAAACTCCTTGGCTACCTCAAAAGATGCTGAATCATCCTCTGCAACTATCTACGGTTCAGGGATTTTTGAAAGCTGGACTACCTTGGTTGCAAAGAATTGAAGCGATCGCACGTCCTCGATTATCCTATATCTGTACTACATTACCAGGAAGAGTAACTATTGGAATTGCGATCGCTCTCATGGCTATTTCGATGATGATTCCCATCCCCGGAACCAATACTCTACCAGCTATGGGCGTTTTCGTCACAGCCTTTGGTTTATCAGAAGATGATGGTGCGATTAGTTTAGGTGGTTTAGTTCTATGTGTGATGGGAGCAATTTTAACTACCTCAATTCTGTTTGCTTTGATGTGGGGTGGTTCTAGTTTGTTAGATGTGATCAAAACTTGGTTAGGTCGATAA
- a CDS encoding ABC transporter ATP-binding protein has product MKTRSNYWLLLPYIRTQWETVAKGFVGILGYVLATLTLINLAGKLAVPFGQGNIIAIAQLAGVCALVFLVRGFFQSMQDLYMARAALRVAFHLRQQVYTHLQKLNLSYFETAKAGDLSYRLTEDVDRVGEVINKVFHDFVPCILQLVAIPIYMIYLNWQLTLATVIVAPIMGILIGWFGERLRKYSLRSQNRVSDLSAILTEVFSGIRLIQAFAAEDYEIARFSHEAERSLRAKYSTERLKAIQIPIVGFLEALSALSLLMVGTWQISQNNLTVGEFFSYLAAAALLIDPIGHTTNNYNEFKQGEASVDRVLELLAIQPTVLEKPNAISLPAVNGKVEYRDVTFAYKIDEPVLNNINLLVMPGQAIALVGASGAGKTTFVNLLPRFYDPEVGGIFIDDVNIQDVTLNSLRKQIGIVPQETILFSGTIAQNIAFGQKAFELSTVEEAAKIANAHQFIMQLPEGYNTWVGERGVNLSGGQRQRIAIARAVLLNPQILILDEATSALDSESEALVQEALERLMANRTVLIIAHRLSTIRKCDRILVLEKGQIVESGNHAQLLGLEGRYARYYAQQFS; this is encoded by the coding sequence TTGAAAACACGTTCTAATTATTGGTTACTGTTACCCTATATCCGCACCCAATGGGAAACTGTCGCTAAGGGATTTGTGGGTATTTTAGGATATGTACTGGCTACCTTAACGCTGATTAATTTAGCGGGTAAATTGGCAGTTCCCTTTGGACAGGGTAACATTATAGCGATCGCTCAATTAGCCGGAGTCTGTGCTTTAGTATTCCTGGTGCGTGGCTTTTTTCAGTCCATGCAAGATTTATACATGGCACGCGCAGCTTTAAGAGTTGCTTTTCATCTCCGTCAACAGGTTTATACACATTTGCAAAAGCTAAATCTCAGCTATTTTGAAACTGCAAAAGCTGGTGACTTATCTTATCGTCTCACCGAAGATGTTGACAGAGTTGGGGAAGTCATTAATAAGGTTTTTCATGATTTTGTTCCTTGCATTTTGCAATTGGTAGCAATTCCCATTTACATGATTTACTTGAATTGGCAACTGACTCTAGCTACAGTGATTGTTGCCCCAATTATGGGAATATTAATTGGTTGGTTTGGAGAACGTTTACGGAAATATTCTTTAAGAAGTCAAAATCGAGTTTCTGATTTATCAGCTATTCTCACAGAAGTATTTAGCGGTATTCGCTTAATTCAAGCTTTTGCGGCAGAAGACTATGAAATTGCTAGATTTAGTCATGAAGCAGAACGCAGTTTGAGGGCTAAATATTCAACAGAAAGGTTAAAAGCAATTCAAATTCCCATTGTGGGATTTTTAGAAGCATTGAGTGCTTTATCTTTACTGATGGTAGGAACTTGGCAAATTTCTCAAAATAATTTAACAGTAGGAGAATTTTTTAGTTATTTAGCAGCAGCAGCTTTATTAATTGATCCCATTGGACACACTACTAATAACTATAACGAATTCAAACAAGGTGAAGCATCTGTTGATCGAGTTCTTGAATTGTTAGCAATTCAACCAACGGTATTAGAAAAACCAAATGCAATTAGTCTTCCGGCTGTAAATGGTAAAGTTGAATATCGGGATGTAACTTTTGCTTATAAAATTGATGAACCTGTATTAAATAATATTAATTTATTAGTAATGCCAGGTCAAGCGATCGCTCTAGTCGGTGCTTCTGGTGCTGGTAAAACCACCTTTGTCAATCTTTTACCCCGATTTTATGATCCTGAAGTTGGGGGAATTTTCATAGATGATGTCAATATTCAAGATGTCACCTTAAATAGTTTAAGAAAACAAATTGGCATAGTTCCCCAAGAAACTATCCTGTTTTCGGGAACAATTGCCCAAAATATCGCTTTCGGACAAAAAGCTTTTGAACTTAGCACCGTTGAAGAAGCAGCGAAAATTGCTAATGCTCATCAATTTATTATGCAACTACCAGAAGGTTATAATACTTGGGTAGGTGAGCGGGGTGTAAATTTATCTGGTGGACAAAGACAGCGAATTGCGATCGCACGTGCAGTACTATTAAACCCGCAAATATTGATACTAGATGAAGCAACATCTGCCTTAGATTCAGAATCAGAAGCTTTAGTACAAGAAGCTTTAGAAAGATTGATGGCAAATCGCACAGTATTAATTATAGCTCACAGGTTATCTACAATCAGAAAGTGCGATCGCATTTTAGTTTTAGAAAAAGGGCAAATTGTTGAATCAGGAAATCATGCACAATTATTAGGTTTAGAAGGAAGATATGCCCGGTATTATGCTCAACAGTTCTCTTAA